From a region of the Primulina eburnea isolate SZY01 chromosome 7, ASM2296580v1, whole genome shotgun sequence genome:
- the LOC140837495 gene encoding uncharacterized protein isoform X4, translating to MAERKLDLPEDLISAKSSNRSLTLKGSMGNDVLADIVDDSKDPSVPENTIPLSPQWLYAKPNELKMETRGGGANTLTLGHPVDLNQKDARGPDAPEEKKDWIRIAPEPDSGGRWREEERETGLLGRRDRRKMERRVDNAPGREISDNRSLAPIDRWHDVNSRNTGHETKHDGKWSSRWGPDEKEKDAKVDKKTDVKKEESQSDSQSVVSHARFVPERDSESREKWRPRHRMEGIPGGSSSYRSAPGFGLERGRVECSTVGFAVGRGRTSAAAARPPSVGIIGAVHYEETGMVSGKHNLSIGTFWYPRAKLLDIYRRLNVEDYMDNMPDNLEEVTHIAQLTAVEPLAFVTPTDEEEAIVSDMWKGKLNSSGVSHSSFKVDGSSNGVAESGNLESTNGREPALSSDAAEEMIDSLKRSNFLGVVNCAEKCRVTEAIYGEEHDNADKYSNNGQNMFGSSSNEFYLDRGIPPEEISLYYLDPQEEIQGPFLGVDIISWFEQGFFGTDLRVRLQDAPDDSPFLELGDVMPHLKFRGACNDLNDLSSDIEKSVAIEGSLDTSLHFGVHIRESIPPTALDGFGLQLSDFVNESLPEGGPSMNLMHHKQFTIQAGQDVEHLLAIQQQQQRQLQLRQQQQLQQQFHQQQMMLKEQQLSQARQVLLEQMLRNQMCESGRGQSHNDDLGLNSSIEHAMLKHQILNSLQQHSQYPSRQADQSLEQLIQAKFGQTAHQQQQNDLLDLLSHGRHGQIHPLDKQIPQQDHMHGRQLPSGLMHGLEMEEERQGVLRLPHDGTSQIYGSSAAAHKAISVGFGPLDFFPQQISTSDENLSHFERYYCLQNRLQHGFLGPEMLPFERSMSLPLGASGVNFDDVNSIARTQGLDMQEQIERTTPNLGGQDGGQSYGIYSQHHPLIPNQFHSSHLETGERWYENNGLLPNDWLESRLQQIYLHKERLKRELDAKRSVEDPSLWMSAGANDDSSKRLLMELLNQKSGNLSSERLDVTNGMPLKKRLTSGDYSSSSTTNDSSSLLSDQETSFRKSFNASLYGYSSGPPQSRLAEGTSSILDTGGLPFRSEAGALVERAFTTEAEENSLGTVPDVLEDIVDQDGLANFRKGEIPVNVLSRISSIGSDGFDNEKIGVSDSFLDDSAKDRQETFAVLGLRSLSFKEPENSSLRHPPVSLTSSCLEGLSEVVADPGIRGKGMRRETRGNNMKNPEESGKKDAEFGRMSTGSIADILETSFSDMLKSHAKKTSTYQESQAQASGILDSSDVVMQAQGSRSNKKRGKKGRQIDPALLGFKVTSNRIMMGEIQRLED from the exons ATGGCTGAAAGAAAGCTTGATCTGCCGGAGGATCTCATTTCAGCAAAGTCTTCCAATCGATCTTTGACTCTCAAAG GTTCAATGGGGAATGATGTGTTGGCTGATATAGTGGATGATTCAAAGG ATCCGTCAGTGCCAGAGAACACAATACCGCTGTCTCCACAATGGCTGTATGCTAAGCCGAATGAGCTTAAAATG GAAACACGTGGGGGTGGGGCAAACACTTTGACTCTTGGCCATCCTGTTGATTTGAACCAGAAGGATGCTCGGGGCCCTGATGCGCCTGAAGAAAAAAAGGATTGGATAAGAATTGCTCCCGAGCCTGATTCTGGTGGCCGTTGGCGTGaagaagaaagggaaactgGATTGCTGGGTAGAAGGGATCGTAGGAAGATGGAAAGACGTGTTGACAATGCACCTGGCCGAGAAATTTCGGACAACAGATCTTTGGCTCCCATTGACAGGTGGCATGATGTTAACAGTCGCAATACTGGGCATGAGACTAAGCATGATGGCAAATGGTCTTCAAGATGGGGTCCTGATGAGAAAGAAAAGGATGCTAAAGTAGATAAAAAAACTGATGTCAAGAAGGAAGAATCTCAGAGTGACAGTCAGTCAGTTGTTTCACATGCCCGTTTCGTTCCTGAACGTGATTCTGAGTCTCGTGAAAAGTGGAGGCCCCGCCACAGAATGGAGGGAATTCCTGGTGGGTCTAGTTCTTATCGTTCTGCTCCAGGATTTGGACTTGAAAGGGGACGAGTGGAGTGCTCAACTGTTGGTTTTGCAGTAGGGCGTGGTCGAACTAGTGCTGCTGCAGCAAGACCTCCGTCAGTAGGTATAATCGGTGCTGTTCATTATGAGGAGACTGGAATGGTTTCTGGAAAACACAACCTTTCTATTGGAACATTTTGGTATCCGAGGGCAAAACTCCTTGACATTTACCGTAGGTTAAATGTTGAAGATTATATGGATAACATGCCTGACAATTTGGAGGAAGTGACCCATATAGCTCAATTAACTGCTGTTGAGCCTCTAGCTTTTGTTACTCCTACCGATGAGGAGGAG GCCATTGTAAGTGACATGTGGAAGGGCAAACTAAACAGCAGCGGAGTTTCTCACAGTTCATTTAAGGTGGATGGATCATCCAATGGTGTTGCAG AGTCCGGAAACTTGGAATCCACCAATGGTAGAGAACCTGCCCTCTCCTCTGATGCTGCTGAAGAGATGATAGATAGCTTAAAAAGATCAAATTTCTTGGGCG TGGTTAATTGTGCAGAAAAATGTAGAGTTACAGAGGCTATATATGGGGAGGAACATGACAATGCTG ATAAATATTCCAACAATGGACAAAATATGTTTGGGAGCAGTTCTAACGAGTTTTATCTTGATAGAGGAATCCCTCCAGAAGAAATAAGTTTGTATTATCTTGATCCACAAGAGGAAATTCAGGGACCCTTTCTTGGAGTGGACATTATTTCGTGGTTCGAACAAGGTTTTTTTGGGACTGATTTGCGTGTGCGTTTGCAAGATGCTCCTGATGACTCGCCTTTCCTTGAGTTGGGAGATGTTATGCCACACTTGAAATTTAGAGGTGCTTGTAatgatttaaatgatttaagtTCTGACATTGAAAAATCTGTTGCAATAGAGGGTTCATTGGACACAAGTTTGCATTTTGGTGTTCATATCCGTGAATCTATTCCACCTACTGCATTAGATGGTTTTGGCTTGCAGCTGTCTGATTTTGTTAATGAATCTCTACCGGAGGGAGGGCCTAGTATGAATTTGATGCACCACAAACAGTTCACCATCCAAGCAGGGCAAGATGTCGAACACCTGTTGGCTATTCAACAGCAGCAGCAGAGGCAATTGCAGCTTCGACAACAGCAGCAGCTGCAACAACAATTCCATCAACAACAAATGATGCTTAAAGAGCAACAGTTGTCTCAGGCCAGACAGGTGCTTCTTGAGCAGATGCTTCGGAATCAAATGTGTGAGTCAGGCCGTGGACAGTCTCATAATGATGATCTTGGACTCAACAGTAGTATTGAACATGCAATGCTAAAGCATCAGATTTTAAATAGCCTTCAACAGCATTCGCAGTATCCATCTAGGCAAGCTGATCAATCCCTTGAGCAGCTAATTCAAGCTAAATTTGGTCAAACTGCCCATCAACAGCAGCAAAATGATTTGTTGGATCTCTTATCACATGGAAGACATGGACAGATTCATCCTCTGGATAAACAGATTCCTCAACAAGATCATATGCATGGAAGACAGCTGCCCTCAGGCCTGATGCATGGATTGGAAATGGAAGAAGAAAGGCAAGGTGTTCTCCGTTTGCCGCATGATGGAACCAGCCAGATCTATGGAAGCTCGGCTGCTGCTCATAAAGCAATATCAGTGGGATTTGGCCCTTTGGATTTTTTTCCTCAGCAAATATCGACTTCTGATGAGAATCTGAGCCATTTTGAACGCTACTATTGTTTACAAAATAGGCTTCAACATGGTTTTCTCGGCCCTGAAATGTTGCCCTTTGAGCGCTCAATGTCACTGCCTCTTGGTGCTTCTGGGGTTAATTTTGATGATGTCAACTCCATTGCTCGCACGCAAGGTTTAGATATGCAGGAGCAGATTGAACGAACGACCCCTAACCTTGGAGGTCAAGATGGTGGTCAATCTTATGGTATTTACTCTCAGCATCACCCTTTAATACCCAATCAATTCCATTCTTCTCACTTGGAAACAGGAGAACGTTGGTATGAGAATAATGGTTTGTTGCCCAATGACTGGTTGGAGTCAAGACTGCAACAAATATACCTTCACAAAGAGAGACTGAAAAGGGAGTTAGATGCCAAAAGGAGTGTTGAAGATCCTAGTCTGTGGATGTCAGCTGGAGCAAATGATGACAGCTCAAAGCGTTTGCTTATGGAATTACTTAACCAGAAATCTGGCAATCTGTCATCTGAGAGGCTTGATGTGACCAATGGGATGCCGCTTAAGAAAAGGTTAACTTCAGGTGACTATTCTAGTTCAAGCACGACAAATGATTCATCTAGTCTTCTTTCAGATCAAGAAACAAGTTTTAGAAAGTCCTTCAATGCTAGCTTGTATGGTTATTCGAGTGGGCCACCTCAGAGTCGACTGGCCGAAGGGACGAGCAGCATTCTGGATACTGGTGGATTGCCTTTTAGATCCGAAGCCGGAGCTTTAGTTGAACGAGCATTTACTACTGAGGCTGAAGAAAATTCTCTG GGGACAGTTCCTGATGTTCTAGAGGACATTGTTGACCAGGATGGCCTTGCAAATTTTAGAAAAGGGGAAATACCTGTCAATGTCCTAAGCAGAATCTCTTCAATTGGTTCGGATG GATTTGACAATGAAAAGATTGGAGTTTCTGATTCTTTTTTGGACGATTCTGCTAAGGACAGGCAAGAAACTTTTGCTGTACTGGG ATTACGGTCTCTCAGTTTCAAAGAACCTGAAAACTCCTCTCTGAGGCATCCACCTGTTTCACTAACTTCATCTTGTCTAGAGGGGTTGTCTGAGGTGGTTGCTGATCCAGGCATCCGAGGAAAAG GGATGAGGAGAGAAACGAGAGGGAACAATATGAAAAATCCAGAGGAATCTGGAAAAAAAGACGCTGAATTTGGACGAATGTCAACTGGTAGCATTGCTGATATCCTGGAGACATCATTCAGTGACATGCTTAAAAGCCATGCTAAGAAAACTTCAACATATCAAGAAAGTCAAGCTCAAGCTTCTGGAATTTTAGATTCATCAGATGTGGTGATGCAGGCTCAGGGATCAAGAAGCAACAAAAAGAGGGGGAAGAAAGGTAGACAGATCGATCCTGCTCTTCTTGGATTCAAGGTTACGAGCAATCGGATCATGATGGGTGAGATACAACGGTTAGAAGATTGA
- the LOC140837495 gene encoding uncharacterized protein isoform X3 — MAERKLDLPEDLISAKSSNRSLTLKGSMGNDVLADIVDDSKDPSVPENTIPLSPQWLYAKPNELKMETRGGGANTLTLGHPVDLNQKDARGPDAPEEKKDWIRIAPEPDSGGRWREEERETGLLGRRDRRKMERRVDNAPGREISDNRSLAPIDRWHDVNSRNTGHETKHDGKWSSRWGPDEKEKDAKVDKKTDVKKEESQSDSQSVVSHARFVPERDSESREKWRPRHRMEGIPGGSSSYRSAPGFGLERGRVECSTVGFAVGRGRTSAAAARPPSVGIIGAVHYEETGMVSGKHNLSIGTFWYPRAKLLDIYRRLNVEDYMDNMPDNLEEVTHIAQLTAVEPLAFVTPTDEEEAIVSDMWKGKLNSSGVSHSSFKVDGSSNGVAESGNLESTNGREPALSSDAAEEMIDSLKRSNFLGVVNCAEKCRVTEAIYGEEHDNAGMQFLDGAQFDPAKLTVVDAAVTKIPLIDDVNNELPDDSNSFFAMLSSDKYSNNGQNMFGSSSNEFYLDRGIPPEEISLYYLDPQEEIQGPFLGVDIISWFEQGFFGTDLRVRLQDAPDDSPFLELGDVMPHLKFRGACNDLNDLSSDIEKSVAIEGSLDTSLHFGVHIRESIPPTALDGFGLQLSDFVNESLPEGGPSMNLMHHKQFTIQAGQDVEHLLAIQQQQQRQLQLRQQQQLQQQFHQQQMMLKEQQLSQARQVLLEQMLRNQMCESGRGQSHNDDLGLNSSIEHAMLKHQILNSLQQHSQYPSRQADQSLEQLIQAKFGQTAHQQQQNDLLDLLSHGRHGQIHPLDKQIPQQDHMHGRQLPSGLMHGLEMEEERQGVLRLPHDGTSQIYGSSAAAHKAISVGFGPLDFFPQQISTSDENLSHFERYYCLQNRLQHGFLGPEMLPFERSMSLPLGASGVNFDDVNSIARTQGLDMQEQIERTTPNLGGQDGGQSYGIYSQHHPLIPNQFHSSHLETGERWYENNGLLPNDWLESRLQQIYLHKERLKRELDAKRSVEDPSLWMSAGANDDSSKRLLMELLNQKSGNLSSERLDVTNGMPLKKRLTSGDYSSSSTTNDSSSLLSDQETSFRKSFNASLYGYSSGPPQSRLAEGTSSILDTGGLPFRSEAGALVERAFTTEAEENSLGTVPDVLEDIVDQDGLANFRKGEIPVNVLSRISSIGSDGFDNEKIGVSDSFLDDSAKDRLRSLSFKEPENSSLRHPPVSLTSSCLEGLSEVVADPGIRGKGMRRETRGNNMKNPEESGKKDAEFGRMSTGSIADILETSFSDMLKSHAKKTSTYQESQAQASGILDSSDVVMQAQGSRSNKKRGKKGRQIDPALLGFKVTSNRIMMGEIQRLED, encoded by the exons ATGGCTGAAAGAAAGCTTGATCTGCCGGAGGATCTCATTTCAGCAAAGTCTTCCAATCGATCTTTGACTCTCAAAG GTTCAATGGGGAATGATGTGTTGGCTGATATAGTGGATGATTCAAAGG ATCCGTCAGTGCCAGAGAACACAATACCGCTGTCTCCACAATGGCTGTATGCTAAGCCGAATGAGCTTAAAATG GAAACACGTGGGGGTGGGGCAAACACTTTGACTCTTGGCCATCCTGTTGATTTGAACCAGAAGGATGCTCGGGGCCCTGATGCGCCTGAAGAAAAAAAGGATTGGATAAGAATTGCTCCCGAGCCTGATTCTGGTGGCCGTTGGCGTGaagaagaaagggaaactgGATTGCTGGGTAGAAGGGATCGTAGGAAGATGGAAAGACGTGTTGACAATGCACCTGGCCGAGAAATTTCGGACAACAGATCTTTGGCTCCCATTGACAGGTGGCATGATGTTAACAGTCGCAATACTGGGCATGAGACTAAGCATGATGGCAAATGGTCTTCAAGATGGGGTCCTGATGAGAAAGAAAAGGATGCTAAAGTAGATAAAAAAACTGATGTCAAGAAGGAAGAATCTCAGAGTGACAGTCAGTCAGTTGTTTCACATGCCCGTTTCGTTCCTGAACGTGATTCTGAGTCTCGTGAAAAGTGGAGGCCCCGCCACAGAATGGAGGGAATTCCTGGTGGGTCTAGTTCTTATCGTTCTGCTCCAGGATTTGGACTTGAAAGGGGACGAGTGGAGTGCTCAACTGTTGGTTTTGCAGTAGGGCGTGGTCGAACTAGTGCTGCTGCAGCAAGACCTCCGTCAGTAGGTATAATCGGTGCTGTTCATTATGAGGAGACTGGAATGGTTTCTGGAAAACACAACCTTTCTATTGGAACATTTTGGTATCCGAGGGCAAAACTCCTTGACATTTACCGTAGGTTAAATGTTGAAGATTATATGGATAACATGCCTGACAATTTGGAGGAAGTGACCCATATAGCTCAATTAACTGCTGTTGAGCCTCTAGCTTTTGTTACTCCTACCGATGAGGAGGAG GCCATTGTAAGTGACATGTGGAAGGGCAAACTAAACAGCAGCGGAGTTTCTCACAGTTCATTTAAGGTGGATGGATCATCCAATGGTGTTGCAG AGTCCGGAAACTTGGAATCCACCAATGGTAGAGAACCTGCCCTCTCCTCTGATGCTGCTGAAGAGATGATAGATAGCTTAAAAAGATCAAATTTCTTGGGCG TGGTTAATTGTGCAGAAAAATGTAGAGTTACAGAGGCTATATATGGGGAGGAACATGACAATGCTGGTATGCAATTCCTTGATGGTGCTCAGTTTGATCCCGCTAAGCTCACGGTTGTAGATGCTGCTGTTACCAAGATCCCTTTAATTGATGATGTTAACAATGAACTTCCAGATGATTCAAATTCTTTTTTTGCAATGCTGTCTTCAGATAAATATTCCAACAATGGACAAAATATGTTTGGGAGCAGTTCTAACGAGTTTTATCTTGATAGAGGAATCCCTCCAGAAGAAATAAGTTTGTATTATCTTGATCCACAAGAGGAAATTCAGGGACCCTTTCTTGGAGTGGACATTATTTCGTGGTTCGAACAAGGTTTTTTTGGGACTGATTTGCGTGTGCGTTTGCAAGATGCTCCTGATGACTCGCCTTTCCTTGAGTTGGGAGATGTTATGCCACACTTGAAATTTAGAGGTGCTTGTAatgatttaaatgatttaagtTCTGACATTGAAAAATCTGTTGCAATAGAGGGTTCATTGGACACAAGTTTGCATTTTGGTGTTCATATCCGTGAATCTATTCCACCTACTGCATTAGATGGTTTTGGCTTGCAGCTGTCTGATTTTGTTAATGAATCTCTACCGGAGGGAGGGCCTAGTATGAATTTGATGCACCACAAACAGTTCACCATCCAAGCAGGGCAAGATGTCGAACACCTGTTGGCTATTCAACAGCAGCAGCAGAGGCAATTGCAGCTTCGACAACAGCAGCAGCTGCAACAACAATTCCATCAACAACAAATGATGCTTAAAGAGCAACAGTTGTCTCAGGCCAGACAGGTGCTTCTTGAGCAGATGCTTCGGAATCAAATGTGTGAGTCAGGCCGTGGACAGTCTCATAATGATGATCTTGGACTCAACAGTAGTATTGAACATGCAATGCTAAAGCATCAGATTTTAAATAGCCTTCAACAGCATTCGCAGTATCCATCTAGGCAAGCTGATCAATCCCTTGAGCAGCTAATTCAAGCTAAATTTGGTCAAACTGCCCATCAACAGCAGCAAAATGATTTGTTGGATCTCTTATCACATGGAAGACATGGACAGATTCATCCTCTGGATAAACAGATTCCTCAACAAGATCATATGCATGGAAGACAGCTGCCCTCAGGCCTGATGCATGGATTGGAAATGGAAGAAGAAAGGCAAGGTGTTCTCCGTTTGCCGCATGATGGAACCAGCCAGATCTATGGAAGCTCGGCTGCTGCTCATAAAGCAATATCAGTGGGATTTGGCCCTTTGGATTTTTTTCCTCAGCAAATATCGACTTCTGATGAGAATCTGAGCCATTTTGAACGCTACTATTGTTTACAAAATAGGCTTCAACATGGTTTTCTCGGCCCTGAAATGTTGCCCTTTGAGCGCTCAATGTCACTGCCTCTTGGTGCTTCTGGGGTTAATTTTGATGATGTCAACTCCATTGCTCGCACGCAAGGTTTAGATATGCAGGAGCAGATTGAACGAACGACCCCTAACCTTGGAGGTCAAGATGGTGGTCAATCTTATGGTATTTACTCTCAGCATCACCCTTTAATACCCAATCAATTCCATTCTTCTCACTTGGAAACAGGAGAACGTTGGTATGAGAATAATGGTTTGTTGCCCAATGACTGGTTGGAGTCAAGACTGCAACAAATATACCTTCACAAAGAGAGACTGAAAAGGGAGTTAGATGCCAAAAGGAGTGTTGAAGATCCTAGTCTGTGGATGTCAGCTGGAGCAAATGATGACAGCTCAAAGCGTTTGCTTATGGAATTACTTAACCAGAAATCTGGCAATCTGTCATCTGAGAGGCTTGATGTGACCAATGGGATGCCGCTTAAGAAAAGGTTAACTTCAGGTGACTATTCTAGTTCAAGCACGACAAATGATTCATCTAGTCTTCTTTCAGATCAAGAAACAAGTTTTAGAAAGTCCTTCAATGCTAGCTTGTATGGTTATTCGAGTGGGCCACCTCAGAGTCGACTGGCCGAAGGGACGAGCAGCATTCTGGATACTGGTGGATTGCCTTTTAGATCCGAAGCCGGAGCTTTAGTTGAACGAGCATTTACTACTGAGGCTGAAGAAAATTCTCTG GGGACAGTTCCTGATGTTCTAGAGGACATTGTTGACCAGGATGGCCTTGCAAATTTTAGAAAAGGGGAAATACCTGTCAATGTCCTAAGCAGAATCTCTTCAATTGGTTCGGATG GATTTGACAATGAAAAGATTGGAGTTTCTGATTCTTTTTTGGACGATTCTGCTAAGGACAG ATTACGGTCTCTCAGTTTCAAAGAACCTGAAAACTCCTCTCTGAGGCATCCACCTGTTTCACTAACTTCATCTTGTCTAGAGGGGTTGTCTGAGGTGGTTGCTGATCCAGGCATCCGAGGAAAAG GGATGAGGAGAGAAACGAGAGGGAACAATATGAAAAATCCAGAGGAATCTGGAAAAAAAGACGCTGAATTTGGACGAATGTCAACTGGTAGCATTGCTGATATCCTGGAGACATCATTCAGTGACATGCTTAAAAGCCATGCTAAGAAAACTTCAACATATCAAGAAAGTCAAGCTCAAGCTTCTGGAATTTTAGATTCATCAGATGTGGTGATGCAGGCTCAGGGATCAAGAAGCAACAAAAAGAGGGGGAAGAAAGGTAGACAGATCGATCCTGCTCTTCTTGGATTCAAGGTTACGAGCAATCGGATCATGATGGGTGAGATACAACGGTTAGAAGATTGA